In candidate division KSB1 bacterium, the genomic window CACCCTGCCCTTCACAATCATTTTTGCACAAACTTCCATTGTTCAGTTGGATGCTAAATCAAACGCTTTGTTTACTGCGTCCTTCGCATTATTTGCTTGAATAATCGCCGGATCGACGTTCCAGGTTTTGAGTCCGACGACCGGAACATTATAGGCAAGACAAAAGGAAATTTCCGAAAGAGTGCCGTATTTTCCATTAATTGCGATCACCGCGTCAGAAGAACGGACAATAATGATATTTCTCGCATCTGCCAATCCAGTAACAATGGGGATATCAATATATGGATTCGCGTCGTTCTTGCGATTCCCGGGGAGAACACCGATAGTTGTACCCTTACTTCTCTTTGCTCCCCGGCTTGCGGCCTCCATGACACCTGACAAGCCGCCGCAGATCAGAATGCCCCCTTTTTGAGCAATAAGTGACCCAACTTCTTCGGCAATATTTTCAATCTCTGCCGGGCATTTCCCACCGCCAATGACCCCAATCATTTGACACCGCATATCAGGGATTCAATCTATTTATGAGTCTCGGAAAAGGAATCGTCTCCCTGAGATGATCGAGGCCGCAAATCCAGGTGACGGCCCTTTCTATGCCAAGACCAAAACCGGAATGGGGCACGCTGCCATATCTCCTCAAATCGAGAAACCATTCAAAGGCTTGCTTCGGCAGGTCGTGTTCTATTATTTTTTGCTCTAAAGTTTCAAGATCATCTTCCCGTTGACCGCCGCCTATTATTTCTCCGTATCCTTCAGGGGCAAGCATATCAACACACAACGCCTTATCCGGTTGCTCCGGGTCGTTCTTCATATAAAACGCTTTCAGCTGAGCAGGATAACGGTGAACCAGTAACGGCTTGTCAAATTCATCTGAAATAGCCGTTTCGTCAGGCGCTCCAAAATCATTACCATACTCAAACTCTATGTTCTTTTTCTTCAGAATATCAACTGCTGCATCATAAGAAATCCTTGGAAACGGCTTCGTCACTTTTTCAAGAGGCGCAATATCTCGTTCAATGAGCTCCAGCTCCGCTCTTCGATTTTCCAAAACCCTTTGCACAATATATGCAATAAAGTCTTCAGCCAAATCCATATCGCCGTCCAAATCCAAATAGGCCACTTCCGGTTCAATCATCCAGAATTCAGTGAGATGCCGGCGGGTTTTGGATTTTTCCGCCCGGAAGGTTGGACCGAAGCAATAGACTTTGCCAAAAGCCATTGCACCGGCTTCCATATAAAGCTGGCCGCTTTGAGTTAAATATGCCTTCGAGCCAAAGTACTCGGTTTCGAATAATGTTGTAGTACCTTCACAAGCATTTGGAGTAAAAATCGGGGCGTCGATTAACACGAAGCCACGGCTGTCAAAAAAGTCGCGGCAAGCCCGGATGACTTCGTGCCGAATTCTCAGGATAGCGTTCTGTTTCGAAGACCGCAGCCAAAGGTGGCGGTGGTCCATCAAAAAAGTCGAGCCGTGCTCCTTCGGAGAAATTGGATATTCTTCCGCCAGATGCACAATTTGAACATCTTTCATCTGCAGCTCATAACCGCTGGGCGCTCGTTTATCCTCGCTGACCTTACCGGTGACAATGATGGCGGATTCCTGAGTCACTTTTTCACAGCGCTGAAAAACTTCTTCACTCACATCGCCCTTAAAAGCGACGGCTTGAATAAGGCCGCTGCCATCCCGGACCTGGAGAAACCATAATTTCCCGCTGGAACGTTTGTTATAAAGCCACCCCTTGATTTTGACTTCCTGGTCCGCATGTTTTGAAATATCTGAGATATAGACTCTATCTTTCATTGTATGCTCTATCCTGCATCATATTATTAATTACTTTGATAAAAGAACCGGTATTATTTTATTCTTGAGAATATGTTCGGTCGTGCTGCCTAAAATCGTTTCTCTTATCCTGGAATGGCCAAAAGCTCCCATAATGATTAAATCACATTGATGCTCATCTGCAACATTAAGAATCTCTTGTTCGGGATGACCCGAAACACCAAGCAGTTCAACCGGAATTTCATAAGGCTCCAGGTATATCTTCGCTTCTTCCAAAAACTTTTTTCTAATAGCCTTTTTATCGTGCACGGTTAAAATCACCAACGGAACATTCAGCTCCGTTCCGAACAAGCCGGCTAATTGTAAAGCTTTGTTGGCTCTATCGCTGCCGTCATAGGCAAATAGTACTTTAGAAACCTTTGTAAACTTCTCGGGGGTTATCAAAATCGGTTTATTCCACTGGCGAACGACCGCATCCAGGGTTGCACCAACAACACGGCTTTTCCACTTGGCGAATTCGCCGCGGGCGCCCATAAGTAACAAATCCACAAGACGGGATTTTTCGCAGATAATATCCACGGGCGGCCCGGAAATTTTCTCAACATCAAATTGGATTCCTTCTTGTTTTAAAATACTCGAACATTTATCGAGAACTGCATCAGCTTTTGCTTCAAGAATTTTCTGTGATTCTTCTTTATAAATGTTTGAGGGAAGCATTGGGACAAAGCCGTCCGTTCCCATAACTGCCGCCCATTCAAAAATACGAATATCAACAATTGATAAAACTTTGATTTTGCATTTAAAAGCTTTAGCAAGCTGAATGCAATATTTTACCTGGGCGTCTGTATAAGTTGAACCATCAACTGAAAGAAGGATTGATTTTATCATAATTCAGACTAAAAGATAAACTCTTCAATAATTTTACCCGCTCCAAATGTTTCCTCAACTTCATCGCGTTCGATGTTTCTTTGAATCATCCTTTTAATACCAGTTCTGAAAAAGAGTATTTGCTCTTTTTAATTTAAACTTGAATTTCATCTCTTGGTTTCGCCATGATGCGGTAAGCCGCAAATTTGAAAATTTTTCGGGTTTTTCTGTTTCAGAAGCACGGTGCAATCATCAGCAGTCATTACGCCTGTCTCCAGTAAAGTCGCGGGGATACCGTCATTTAAAGAGATAACTTTTGCTGCTCTCAATAATGACGCCGAAGGCCAATGACCTAATGGCTTAATGACGTTATTGTCATTAACCCCAGTCCTCAAATTTTGCTGCTCTCGTCATCAGATCGTAAACTGCTTCCTTAGGATCTTTATTTTGAAACAGCACTTTATGAGCTTCGGTTATAATGGGTACTTCTACTTGATGTTGCGCTGCTAACTCATAGGCCGAGCGTGTGGTCTTAACGCCTTCAGCCACCATTACCATTTCAGATAAAACTTCTTCGAGGGTTTTACCTCTGCCGATTTGTTCACCGAGGTGACGGTTTCTGCTGTACTTACTCATGCAGGTGACGATCAAATCGCCCATGCCGGAAAGCCCTGCAAATGTCAAAGAGTCAGCGCCTAATTTGGTCCCGAGTCGGGTAATTTCTGCCAGTGCCCGGGTAATCAAAGCTGCCTTCGTATTATCTCCTGCCCCAACGCCATCGATAATCCCCGCCGCCACGGCGACAATGTTTTTTAATGCCCCGCCGATTTCAACACCAATGACATCATTATGCACATAAACCCGAAACTCCGACGACATGAATGTCTTCTGTACCCATTTTCCAGTATCTGAATTACTCGAAGCACAAACCACAGCCGTCGGAACGCAACGGCTAACTTCTTCGGCGTGACTCGGGCCGGATAGAACCGCGATTTTGTCCTCGTTGAATTTTTCATTTAAAATTTGGCTGACTCGAAGAAGAGTGTCATTTTCAATTCCTTTGGCGAGGCTGATTATAATCGTCGCTTCATCAATTTCATCAAATTGGTTAATCACGGAGCGCACGGCATGTGAGGGGACGCCGATTAATAGACCATCCTTCGCACCAACAGCTTTATTCAAGTCAGTCTCAATTTCGATTCCTTCAGGAATTTCCACTTTAGGCAAATATTTTCGGTTAACCCGCTCGTCAACTAAATTCTTAATCACCTCTGCATTTCGGCTCCACAAGTGCACGGTATGACCGTTTGCATGGAGCAACACAGCCAATGCCGTACCCCAACTTCCTGCACCGATTACTCCAAACTTTGCCAAAGTCTTCTTTCCTATTTTTTAGTAACCGAACCTATTACAAAAGCTTGTTCACTTGTGGTTTTGCAGGCATTTAAAAAGGATTCGACGGTACCAGTATTTACCACCAAAACCAGCCCGACTCCGAGATTAAAAACCTTCCTCATTTCCGAATCAGGAATATTGCCTTCTTTTTGAATAATTTTAAAAATAGCCTGCATCTCCCATGCCGACCAGTCGATTTGCAATTCCAAATCATCTCTGAGAAGCCTAGCGGTATTTCCGACAATTCCGCCGCCGGTTATGTGCGCAATTCCATGTAAGCCTTCCGAATTTTTGATTTTCTCGATCAGCCTCTGGTATGACCGATGGATTCTCAGAAGCTCTTCCCCCAAAGTTGACTGAGTTTCGTCCAAACGCATTGTAACCGAATAATCACTGTTTTCGAAAAATACTCTCCGAACCAGAGAATAGCCGTTCGTGTGTAAACCGTTTGAAGCAACACCTATCAGGCAGTCGTCCGCTTTGATTTGACTGCCGTCGATAATCTTGTCAAACTCAACGACACCAACAATCGAACCGGCAACGTCAAAGTTATCTGGTGCATAAACACCCGGCATTTCTGCGGTTTCGCCACCGATTAACGCACAACCGGCATCCTTGCATGCTCCTGCAATTCCCTTAACGATTTCTTCAACAACATTTACATGAAGTTTATCTGCGGCCAGATAGTCCATGAAAAATTGCGGCTCAGCGCCGCAAACCATTATATCATTGACACAGTGATTTACCAGGTCCCGGCCGATACTGTCATAGATTCCCATCATTTGCGCAATTTTTACCTTCGTACCAACACCATCAATACTCGACACCAAAATGGGTCGCTTATACTTCTTAAAATCCAGGTCATAAAATCCAGAAAATAAACCTATTTCTTTCAGGACGTTTTTTGAATGAGTGGTCTTAGCAAATGCCTTTATTGAA contains:
- a CDS encoding NAD(P)H-dependent glycerol-3-phosphate dehydrogenase, whose product is MAKFGVIGAGSWGTALAVLLHANGHTVHLWSRNAEVIKNLVDERVNRKYLPKVEIPEGIEIETDLNKAVGAKDGLLIGVPSHAVRSVINQFDEIDEATIIISLAKGIENDTLLRVSQILNEKFNEDKIAVLSGPSHAEEVSRCVPTAVVCASSNSDTGKWVQKTFMSSEFRVYVHNDVIGVEIGGALKNIVAVAAGIIDGVGAGDNTKAALITRALAEITRLGTKLGADSLTFAGLSGMGDLIVTCMSKYSRNRHLGEQIGRGKTLEEVLSEMVMVAEGVKTTRSAYELAAQHQVEVPIITEAHKVLFQNKDPKEAVYDLMTRAAKFEDWG
- a CDS encoding phosphoribosylformylglycinamidine cyclo-ligase; translation: MTQVTYENAGVSREVSESAKDSIKAFAKTTHSKNVLKEIGLFSGFYDLDFKKYKRPILVSSIDGVGTKVKIAQMMGIYDSIGRDLVNHCVNDIMVCGAEPQFFMDYLAADKLHVNVVEEIVKGIAGACKDAGCALIGGETAEMPGVYAPDNFDVAGSIVGVVEFDKIIDGSQIKADDCLIGVASNGLHTNGYSLVRRVFFENSDYSVTMRLDETQSTLGEELLRIHRSYQRLIEKIKNSEGLHGIAHITGGGIVGNTARLLRDDLELQIDWSAWEMQAIFKIIQKEGNIPDSEMRKVFNLGVGLVLVVNTGTVESFLNACKTTSEQAFVIGSVTKK
- a CDS encoding universal stress protein encodes the protein MIKSILLSVDGSTYTDAQVKYCIQLAKAFKCKIKVLSIVDIRIFEWAAVMGTDGFVPMLPSNIYKEESQKILEAKADAVLDKCSSILKQEGIQFDVEKISGPPVDIICEKSRLVDLLLMGARGEFAKWKSRVVGATLDAVVRQWNKPILITPEKFTKVSKVLFAYDGSDRANKALQLAGLFGTELNVPLVILTVHDKKAIRKKFLEEAKIYLEPYEIPVELLGVSGHPEQEILNVADEHQCDLIIMGAFGHSRIRETILGSTTEHILKNKIIPVLLSK
- a CDS encoding TIGR00725 family protein, whose translation is MRCQMIGVIGGGKCPAEIENIAEEVGSLIAQKGGILICGGLSGVMEAASRGAKRSKGTTIGVLPGNRKNDANPYIDIPIVTGLADARNIIIVRSSDAVIAINGKYGTLSEISFCLAYNVPVVGLKTWNVDPAIIQANNAKDAVNKAFDLASN
- the asnS gene encoding asparagine--tRNA ligase, whose amino-acid sequence is MKDRVYISDISKHADQEVKIKGWLYNKRSSGKLWFLQVRDGSGLIQAVAFKGDVSEEVFQRCEKVTQESAIIVTGKVSEDKRAPSGYELQMKDVQIVHLAEEYPISPKEHGSTFLMDHRHLWLRSSKQNAILRIRHEVIRACRDFFDSRGFVLIDAPIFTPNACEGTTTLFETEYFGSKAYLTQSGQLYMEAGAMAFGKVYCFGPTFRAEKSKTRRHLTEFWMIEPEVAYLDLDGDMDLAEDFIAYIVQRVLENRRAELELIERDIAPLEKVTKPFPRISYDAAVDILKKKNIEFEYGNDFGAPDETAISDEFDKPLLVHRYPAQLKAFYMKNDPEQPDKALCVDMLAPEGYGEIIGGGQREDDLETLEQKIIEHDLPKQAFEWFLDLRRYGSVPHSGFGLGIERAVTWICGLDHLRETIPFPRLINRLNP